The window TGTTCGTAAAGTATCAGTACCTGTTGATGCGGCTGCAGTGCTGGCGAACAAGACTGTTAACGCAGGCGATAGTTTGGTGTCTGAGCTGCGTTTCGACATTCCGAAGAATGCTTTGATGAAAAACGATCTGGCTGTATTGAACGTCATTGCTGCCAATAAATGGAACAGACCTATCTACTTCACTTCACCCTTTGGTGAGCTGGGTTTTGGTGAATACCTCCGTAAAGATGGTTTGAGCTATCGTCTCGTGCCTGTCGTGAACAGTCAGTTCAATACAGACAAGATGCTGGATAACCTGATGAATAAATTTAATTTCGGCAGTGCAGATAAAGCAGGTGTATATTTTGATGAAGAAAACAGAAGACACCTGAATTCTATTCGACTGGCTTATGCTGAATTGGCTGGAGATTTGGCAGCGAAAAATAGAAAAGATGATGCGAAAAAGGTATTGGAGAAAGTAGACAAAGCCATGCTGGAAGAGAACTTCCCTTACGCTATGGTGAGCCGCGGTAACCAACACAACCGTATTTCGCTGATGGTATTGCAAGCCGCTTATTTGGCTGGGGACTTAAAGCTGGCTGATAAGATAGCCGCAGCTGTGAAAAAGGATTTGCAACAGCAAGTGCGCTATTACAATAGCCTCTCTGGTTATGCAGCTGATAATATGATGGATGATAAGCAAACCTGTGAAGCATTTATACAGGGTATTAACCAAATGCAGCAGATGTTTGCGCCTAAGCCGGATAGCACAAAAGATGTGATAATCCCGGGTAAAACAGCACCAAAAGATTCTGCAAAGAAATAAACTGGAAAGGGCTGCTGCAAAGCAGCCCTTCTTATTTAAACCATTACTTTGTTCTGGTGTTTTATCATAACTTGATTCTATGATCGGACATCGCTTTCTGAAATATGATCCACAAGCCAATGGCAAAACCCGCTTCGAGCAGATGCTGGATATTTTCACGCAACTGCTCAACTATACCAATGGTGATGCGGGCGAAGCATTGGAATGGATGAACCAATTAGATCGACAGTATCATTTTACAGACGATCAATATGGTATGGGCGATTTTATAGAAGACCTGAAAGAGAACGGTTATCTGCAAGAGAATCCTGCCAACGGAGAAATCAGCATAACTGGAAAGACAGAGCAAACCATCCGCAAAAGAAGTCTGGAAGAGATTTTCGGTAAGCTCAAGAAATCAAAGCAAGGCAATCACCAGACCTTTAAACCTGGTCAGGGTGATGAGTCCAATTCTGAAACACGTCCCTTTCAGTTTGGCGATATGCTGGAGCAGATTGATTTCACGGAAAGTATCCGCAATGCACAGGTGAATCATGGTATTGAAAGCTTCTGCATGCAGGAGGATGATTTGCAAATTCGTGAGAGCGATTTCAAAACACAGACTTCAACAGTATTGATGATTGATATTTCTCACTCCATGATTTTGTATGGTGAGGATCGCATCACGCCAGCCAAGAAAGTGGCCATGGCTTTGAGTGAGTTAATCACTACACGTTATCCAAAAGATACTTTGGATATTGTGGTGTTTGGTAATGATGCATGGAGTATTGAAATCAAGGATTTGCCTTATTTGCAAGTGGGTCCTTATCATACCAATACGGTTGCAGGTTTGGAGTTGGCGATGGACTTGTTACGCAGGCGTAAGAACCCCAACAAACAAATATTTATGATCACTGATGGTAAGCCAACTTGCCTGAAAATTGGTGGTCGCTATTACAAGAATAGTTTCGGCTTGGATAGAAAAGTGCTGAACAGGTGTATGAATCTGGCGGCACAGTGTAAGAAATTAAAAATTCCCATCACCACTTTCATGATTGCTTCAGATCCTTATCTGCAGCGCTTTGTGCAAGAGTTTACGGAAGTGAATCAGGGTAAAGCCTTCTTTGCTTCACTGGATAAGCTCGGTGCTTTCATCTTCAAAGATTTTGAAAGTGGTAAAAGAAAGACTGTCTATTAATATGGAATGGCAAAAGATTAAAACACTCGGTGAGCTGAAGCAGGCTGGCTATCGTTCCCGTTCAGTGAAAGAAGAAGTACGTGAGAACCTAATTGGCATGATCCGCAGAAAGGAAAATCCTTTCCGTGGCATTATGGGCTATGAGGATACAGTGATTCCTGATACAGAGCGTGCGTTGCTATCGAGACACAATATGTTGTTTCTGGGTTTACGCGGACAAGCAAAGACGCGTATGGCAAGGCAGATGGTGGATTTGCTGGATGAATATATTCCGGTAATTGCGGGTAGTGAAGTGAATGATGACCCGCTGCAGCCTTTGAGCAAGTATGCCAAAGACTTGATTGCCGAGCATGGCGATGATACGCCCATTCATTGGGTGCATCGTACAGAGCGTTATGGCGAGAAGTTAGCAACGCCTGATGTAAGTGTGGCTGATTTGATAGGTGATATTGATCCCATCAAAGCAGCCAATCTCAAGCTCAGCTTTGCGGATGAGAAAGTGATTCACTATGGTATCATCCCCAGAAGTAACCGAGGCATTTTCGTGATTAATGAATTGCCAGATTTGCAAGCACGTATTCAGGTTGCACTCTTCAATATTTTACAGGAAGGCGATAT is drawn from Chitinophagales bacterium and contains these coding sequences:
- a CDS encoding VWA domain-containing protein, translating into MIGHRFLKYDPQANGKTRFEQMLDIFTQLLNYTNGDAGEALEWMNQLDRQYHFTDDQYGMGDFIEDLKENGYLQENPANGEISITGKTEQTIRKRSLEEIFGKLKKSKQGNHQTFKPGQGDESNSETRPFQFGDMLEQIDFTESIRNAQVNHGIESFCMQEDDLQIRESDFKTQTSTVLMIDISHSMILYGEDRITPAKKVAMALSELITTRYPKDTLDIVVFGNDAWSIEIKDLPYLQVGPYHTNTVAGLELAMDLLRRRKNPNKQIFMITDGKPTCLKIGGRYYKNSFGLDRKVLNRCMNLAAQCKKLKIPITTFMIASDPYLQRFVQEFTEVNQGKAFFASLDKLGAFIFKDFESGKRKTVY